A single Argentina anserina chromosome 7, drPotAnse1.1, whole genome shotgun sequence DNA region contains:
- the LOC126802393 gene encoding F-box protein At2g39490, with product MRDEKRDDLFGRLPNEIICHIISFLSLESALETSYISSRWRGLWNTSLVQHVAIDEVPDAISKFLSHIDKLNPLRHPRRLELHFGEGSDILIASTAQNNKLHLDFSTGKKEEYPLRQFDLQLQLKYNQNVQSLVAHHQPCSSTFYVKTLHIKAVTNVANEVLSSMFSSFQFLENLKIIECDGLQSVHIESSPKLLSLTILDCQHLESLHLRTSKLQSFHYRGFLPLIWPEHHFNLVDAMLDFKLGPSNTGFRSSDFDPLLLTIKNARVLTLRRWTFQTLIWPLIASLKQNFVFYKLEELWWIDNEEESYNTDALISFLKLSPVLERLFVTNDPESYCITSSTPTSKIVKSHTTLGCLKVIKMVELVNDLSTQQAHIQS from the exons ATGAGGGATGAAAAGAGAGATGACTTGTTTGGTAGATTACCAAATGAGATCATTTGCCAtatcatttcttttctttcattagaATCTGCATTAGAAACTAGTTATATTTCAAGTAGGTGGAGAGGTCTATGGAACACATCTTTAGTTCAACATGTAGCCATAGATGAAGTTCCTGATGCAATTTCTAAGTTCCTATCCCATATTGATAAACTCAATCCCTTAAGGCATCCGAGAAGGCTAGAATTACACTTCGGTGAAGGTAGTGATATTCTCATAGCAAGCACTGCACAAAACAATAAACTTCATCTGGATTTTTCTACAGGGAAGAAGGAGGAGTACCCTCTAAGGCAGTTTGATTTACAGTTGCAGCTCAAATATAACCAAAATGTCCAAAGCCTTGTAGCTCACCATCAACCTTGTTCTTCTACTTTCTATGTCAAAACTCTACATATAAAAGCAGTAACCAATGTTGCCAATGAGGTACTTTCTTCTATGTTTTCGAGTTTCCAGtttcttgaaaatttgaaGATCATTGAATGTGATGGTTTACAAAGTGTGCATATTGAGTCCAGTCCAAAGCTACTCAGCTTAACCATCTTAGACTGTCAGCACCTGGAGTCTCTCCACCTCAGAACCTCTAAGCTTCAATCCTTTCATTATCGAGGATTCCTCCCTCTAATTTGGCCAGAACATCATTTCAACCTGGTAGATGCCATGCTTGATTTCAAACTAGGCCCCAGCAATACCGGTTTCCGCAGTAGCGACTTTGATCCATTGTTGTTAACCATTAAAAATGCACGGGTCCTTACACTACGCAGATGGACTTTTCAG ACACTGATCTGGCCATTGATTGCGTCtctaaaacaaaattttgtgTTCTATAAACTGGAAGAGTTATGGTGGATTGACAATGAGGAGGAAAGTTATAACACAGATGCATTAATCTCCTTTCTGAAACTGTCTCCTGTTTTGGAAAGACTCTTTGTAACT AATGATCCTGAAAGCTACTGCATAACAAGCTCAACTCCAACCTCGAAGATAGTTAAAAGCCACACAACATTGGGTTGTCTCAAAGTGATTAAGATGGTAGAGCTTGTCAATGACTTGAGTACACAACAAGCTCACATCCAATCATAG
- the LOC126803719 gene encoding F-box protein At4g00893-like has translation MGATIRNCQSKKNVVTDWSGLHQDFNSCFAEQIVSMKDFFAFGGVCKSWRSEAIKENSNAALRLQHKVPILLPPKEYNDPIRNIYSLTKGHIYQLDLPETKSKICFSSLGWLLTISWDCSNPHLFNPLTHAHIELPLISSRYWEGNVRKLVLSSNPSWTSNYEVLLMSSHCLAYYRPGYNNGRWNVPLLELVVLLDAVYYKGQFYALDFRGKLFVCEMEDPNNTHLRLVAEVPLEILLGPEIHLNKAYLVESATGTLLLVLSLFDEDYDTTIAWRVFEVPFDDGKSWAKSEVKNLGNTTLFVGANYSSFSIEPLDNSVCKANCIYFLNRSHVSTRDHIDMGIYYMDEGKIENHLETLLNFHYKGKNLTSHSWIQPSF, from the coding sequence ATGGGAGCAACGATACGTAATTGCCAAAGTAAGAAGAACGTCGTGACTGACTGGTCGGGCCTTCATCAAGATTTTAATAGCTGCTTCGCGGAGCAGATAGTTTCCATGAAGGATTTCTTTGCTTTTGGAGGAGTTTGCAAATCATGGAGATCAGAAGCGATCAAGGAAAACTCTAATGCAGCTCTGAGATTACAGCACAAAGTTCCCATCCTCCTCCCTCCAAAGGAGTACAATGATCCCATCCGCAATATTTACAGCCTGACAAAAGGTCATATTTACCAGCTTGATTTACCAGAAACTAAAAGCAAGATTTGCTTTTCTTCTTTGGGATGGTTGTTGACTATATCCTGGGATTGTTCCAACCCCCATCTTTTTAATCCATTAACTCATGCCCATATTGAGCTACCCCTTATTTCCAGCAGATACTGGGAAGGTAATGTCAGAAAGCTTGTATTGTCATCGAACCCTTCTTGGACATCGAATTATGAGGTCCTGCTTATGTCATCACATTGTTTGGCATATTACAGGCCTGGTTACAACAATGGCAGATGGAATGTTCCTTTACTGGAGCTGGTAGTATTATTGGATGCCGTTTATTACAAGGGACAGTTCTATGCACTGGACTTTCGTGGTAAGCTTTTTGTTTGTGAGATGGAAGATCCTAATAATACCCATCTGAGGCTTGTTGCAGAGGTTCCTTTGGAAATACTCTTAGGCCCTGAGATTCATCTTAATAAAGCATATTTAGTGGAATCAGCCACAGGGACCCTGTTATTGGTTCTCTCCTTATTTGATGAAGACTATGATACAACTATTGCTTGGAGGGTGTTCGAAGTGCCATTTGATGATGGTAAATCATGGGCAAAATCAGAGGTAAAGAATTTGGGGAATACAACCTTATTTGTGGGTGCAAACTATTCTTCATTCTCGATTGAGCCTTTAGATAATTCTGTATGCAAGGCCAATTGTATTTATTTCCTAAATCGGAGTCACGTATCTACAAGAGATCACATCGACATGGGTATTTACTATATGGATGAAGGGAAAATAGAGAATCACTTGGAAACATTGCTTAATTTTCATTACAAAGGAAAGAACCTAACGTCACATTCATGGATCCAACCGAGTTTCTAA
- the LOC126802414 gene encoding aquaporin TIP1-3, whose protein sequence is MAISRIAIGTPGEASHPDAIRAAFAEFFSMLIFVFAGEGSGMAYSKLTDNGSATPSGLIAASLSHAFALFVAVSVGANISGGHVNPAVTFGAFLGGNITLLRAILYWIAQLLGSVVACVLLKFATGGLETTAFSLSSGVSIWNALVFEIVMTFGLVYTVYATTVDPKKGNVGIVAPIAIGLIVGANILAGGAFDGASMNPAVSFGPAVVSWSWNHHWVYWAGPMIGAAIAALVYDNMFIGDGAHEPLPHHDF, encoded by the exons ATGGCGATCTCTAGAATTGCGATTGGGACACCAGGAGAGGCTAGCCACCCTGATGCAATTAGGGCTGCCTTTGCTGAGTTTTTCTCTATGCTTATTTTTGTATTTGCCGGGGAAGGGTCTGGCATGGCCTACA GTAAGCTTACAGATAATGGATCAGCTACACCGTCTGGTCTGATAGCTGCATCATTGTCGCACGCGTTTGCTCTATTCGTGGCGGTCTCAGTTGGTGCAAACATTTCTGGGGGACATGTAAACCCTGCTGTCACATTTGGTGCATTCCTTGGTGGTAACATAACACTGTTGAGGGCCATTTTGTATTGGATTGCGCAACTTCTGGGATCGGTTGTTGCTTGCGTTTTGCTCAAGTTTGCCACTGGAGGATTG gaAACAACAGCATTTTCTTTATCTTCCGGTGTTTCTATATGGAATGCGTTGGTGTTTGAGATTGTGATGACCTTCGGCTTGGTCTACACAGTTTATGCCACAACAGTGGATCCGAAGAAAGGGAATGTAGGCATTGTTGCACCTATTGCTATTGGTCTGATAGTGGGTGCCAACATTTTGGCTGGTGGTGCTTTTGATGGTGCATCCATGAACCCGGCCGTGTCATTCGGGCCTGCTGTGGTGAGTTGGTCATGGAATCACCATTGGGTTTACTGGGCAGGCCCGATGATTGGTGCCGCAATAGCTGCTCTTGTCTATGACAACATGTTTATTGGTGATGGAGCTCATGAACCACTTCCCCACCATGACTTCTAG